One window of Marmota flaviventris isolate mMarFla1 chromosome 5, mMarFla1.hap1, whole genome shotgun sequence genomic DNA carries:
- the Efcab9 gene encoding EF-hand calcium-binding domain-containing protein 9 isoform X4 yields MSGRQSRWLQGAEMKLKQGSFLWYLYLDKIYCLLSLRNVKALVEYFYLLDVHRRNTLNDVLFFHFLCHITNLKSRQIKMVFDMLDWNAMGEIGFEQFYMLVCILLSHQNHLEEQFMYRHSRPVFDLLDLDGDLKISPDNFCMYRFLFNIEKQELKELFHDFDITGDHVRAAPCAGLRLDPSPPRTWPGRAGETAAQGLGRDPKMGGRGTAPGGRDGLVPRGGPGSPPAM; encoded by the exons ATGTCAG GCCGCCAGAGCCGCTGGCTGCAAGGGGCCGAGATGAAACTGAAACAAGGGTCCTTCCTGTGGTACCTCTACCTGGACAAGATATACTGCCTGCTGTCCCTGCGGAACGTGAAGGCGCTGGTGGAGTACTTCTACCTGCTGGACGTGCACCGCAGAAACACCTTGAATG ATGTGCTCTTCTTCCACTTCCTCTGCCACATCACCAACTTGAAATCGAGACAGATCAAGATGGTGTTCGACATGCTGGACTGGAACGCCATGGGCGAGATTGGCTTTGAGCAGTTCTACATGTTGgtttgcattctgctgtcacaccAG AACCATCTGGAAGAACAGTTCATGTACCGCCATTCGCGGCCTGTGTTTGACCTGCTAGATCTGGATGGGGACCTGAAGATCAGCCCCGACAACTTCTGCATGTACAGATTCCTCTTCAACATCGAGAAACAGGAGCTCAAAGAACTCTTCCACGACTTCGACATCACGGGCGACCACGTGAGGGCAGCGCCCTGTGCTGGGCTGCGTCTGGACCCCAGCCCTCCACGCACCTGGccgggcagggcaggggagaCTGCAGCCCAAGGCCTGGGCCGGGATCCGAAAATGGGGGGTAGGGGCACAGCTCCTGGAGGCAGGGATGGGCTCGTGCCACGTGGTGGACCTGGAAGCCCCCCTGCAATGTGA
- the Efcab9 gene encoding EF-hand calcium-binding domain-containing protein 9 isoform X2 has translation MGARGTAIELKVFERPLIVASAKKVTTSVHGIRFALPGCPDRPHFAGRQSRWLQGAEMKLKQGSFLWYLYLDKIYCLLSLRNVKALVEYFYLLDVHRRNTLNDVLFFHFLCHITNLKSRQIKMVFDMLDWNAMGEIGFEQFYMLVCILLSHQNHLEEQFMYRHSRPVFDLLDLDGDLKISPDNFCMYRFLFNIEKQELKELFHDFDITGDHRLNYKEFKLYTIFSTDKSQNKGKEKKNLKLKSTLMKKVFQQVGMSHKSLLEKMRSRSREYH, from the exons ATGGGAGCACGAGGGACGGCCATCGAGTTGAAAGTTTTCGAGCGTCCACTGATCGTTGCCAGTGCCAAGAAGGTGACCACATCAGTTCATGGAATTCGCTTCGCCCTGCCAGGCTGTCCTGATCGTCCCCACTTTGCAG GCCGCCAGAGCCGCTGGCTGCAAGGGGCCGAGATGAAACTGAAACAAGGGTCCTTCCTGTGGTACCTCTACCTGGACAAGATATACTGCCTGCTGTCCCTGCGGAACGTGAAGGCGCTGGTGGAGTACTTCTACCTGCTGGACGTGCACCGCAGAAACACCTTGAATG ATGTGCTCTTCTTCCACTTCCTCTGCCACATCACCAACTTGAAATCGAGACAGATCAAGATGGTGTTCGACATGCTGGACTGGAACGCCATGGGCGAGATTGGCTTTGAGCAGTTCTACATGTTGgtttgcattctgctgtcacaccAG AACCATCTGGAAGAACAGTTCATGTACCGCCATTCGCGGCCTGTGTTTGACCTGCTAGATCTGGATGGGGACCTGAAGATCAGCCCCGACAACTTCTGCATGTACAGATTCCTCTTCAACATCGAGAAACAGGAGCTCAAAGAACTCTTCCACGACTTCGACATCACGGGCGACCAC CGTCTTAATTACAAGGAATTTAAGCTATATACAATCTTCTCCACGGACAAATCCCAGaataaagggaaggagaaaaagaacttgaAATTGAAATCCACGCTAATGAAGAAAGTGTTCCAACAAGTTGGCATGAGCCATAAGAGTCTCTTGGAAAAAATGAGATCCAGAAGTAGAGAATATCATTAA
- the Efcab9 gene encoding EF-hand calcium-binding domain-containing protein 9 isoform X1, producing the protein MGARGTAIELKVFERPLIVASAKKVTTSVHGIRFALPGCPDRPHFAGRQSRWLQGAEMKLKQGSFLWYLYLDKIYCLLSLRNVKALVEYFYLLDVHRRNTLNDVLFFHFLCHITNLKSRQIKMVFDMLDWNAMGEIGFEQFYMLVCILLSHQNHLEEQFMYRHSRPVFDLLDLDGDLKISPDNFCMYRFLFNIEKQELKELFHDFDITGDHVRAAPCAGLRLDPSPPRTWPGRAGETAAQGLGRDPKMGGRGTAPGGRDGLVPRGGPGSPPAM; encoded by the exons ATGGGAGCACGAGGGACGGCCATCGAGTTGAAAGTTTTCGAGCGTCCACTGATCGTTGCCAGTGCCAAGAAGGTGACCACATCAGTTCATGGAATTCGCTTCGCCCTGCCAGGCTGTCCTGATCGTCCCCACTTTGCAG GCCGCCAGAGCCGCTGGCTGCAAGGGGCCGAGATGAAACTGAAACAAGGGTCCTTCCTGTGGTACCTCTACCTGGACAAGATATACTGCCTGCTGTCCCTGCGGAACGTGAAGGCGCTGGTGGAGTACTTCTACCTGCTGGACGTGCACCGCAGAAACACCTTGAATG ATGTGCTCTTCTTCCACTTCCTCTGCCACATCACCAACTTGAAATCGAGACAGATCAAGATGGTGTTCGACATGCTGGACTGGAACGCCATGGGCGAGATTGGCTTTGAGCAGTTCTACATGTTGgtttgcattctgctgtcacaccAG AACCATCTGGAAGAACAGTTCATGTACCGCCATTCGCGGCCTGTGTTTGACCTGCTAGATCTGGATGGGGACCTGAAGATCAGCCCCGACAACTTCTGCATGTACAGATTCCTCTTCAACATCGAGAAACAGGAGCTCAAAGAACTCTTCCACGACTTCGACATCACGGGCGACCACGTGAGGGCAGCGCCCTGTGCTGGGCTGCGTCTGGACCCCAGCCCTCCACGCACCTGGccgggcagggcaggggagaCTGCAGCCCAAGGCCTGGGCCGGGATCCGAAAATGGGGGGTAGGGGCACAGCTCCTGGAGGCAGGGATGGGCTCGTGCCACGTGGTGGACCTGGAAGCCCCCCTGCAATGTGA
- the Efcab9 gene encoding EF-hand calcium-binding domain-containing protein 9 isoform X3, translated as MEPSVSHRPGRQSRWLQGAEMKLKQGSFLWYLYLDKIYCLLSLRNVKALVEYFYLLDVHRRNTLNDVLFFHFLCHITNLKSRQIKMVFDMLDWNAMGEIGFEQFYMLVCILLSHQNHLEEQFMYRHSRPVFDLLDLDGDLKISPDNFCMYRFLFNIEKQELKELFHDFDITGDHVRAAPCAGLRLDPSPPRTWPGRAGETAAQGLGRDPKMGGRGTAPGGRDGLVPRGGPGSPPAM; from the exons atggaacccagtgtctcgcacAGGCCAG GCCGCCAGAGCCGCTGGCTGCAAGGGGCCGAGATGAAACTGAAACAAGGGTCCTTCCTGTGGTACCTCTACCTGGACAAGATATACTGCCTGCTGTCCCTGCGGAACGTGAAGGCGCTGGTGGAGTACTTCTACCTGCTGGACGTGCACCGCAGAAACACCTTGAATG ATGTGCTCTTCTTCCACTTCCTCTGCCACATCACCAACTTGAAATCGAGACAGATCAAGATGGTGTTCGACATGCTGGACTGGAACGCCATGGGCGAGATTGGCTTTGAGCAGTTCTACATGTTGgtttgcattctgctgtcacaccAG AACCATCTGGAAGAACAGTTCATGTACCGCCATTCGCGGCCTGTGTTTGACCTGCTAGATCTGGATGGGGACCTGAAGATCAGCCCCGACAACTTCTGCATGTACAGATTCCTCTTCAACATCGAGAAACAGGAGCTCAAAGAACTCTTCCACGACTTCGACATCACGGGCGACCACGTGAGGGCAGCGCCCTGTGCTGGGCTGCGTCTGGACCCCAGCCCTCCACGCACCTGGccgggcagggcaggggagaCTGCAGCCCAAGGCCTGGGCCGGGATCCGAAAATGGGGGGTAGGGGCACAGCTCCTGGAGGCAGGGATGGGCTCGTGCCACGTGGTGGACCTGGAAGCCCCCCTGCAATGTGA